One Egicoccus halophilus genomic region harbors:
- a CDS encoding YdcF family protein, whose protein sequence is MTTTTQRWHPVSVVAAAFMAAVAGVLIYVVVPYNDAVEAPDAVIVLGGAGSERARLGIALAEEYDATLVLSSSAAHFGEQLGRRCAQSAICIMPEPENTAGEAVAVRQLMQERQWERVAVATSHFHTARARLLFRQCLGDRVAVVGAVRSEGQSVGTARWLKEVAGVPAAITFRRAC, encoded by the coding sequence ATGACGACCACCACGCAGCGATGGCATCCAGTCAGCGTCGTTGCTGCTGCCTTCATGGCGGCAGTCGCTGGCGTGCTGATCTACGTGGTCGTTCCGTACAACGACGCAGTCGAGGCCCCGGACGCCGTCATCGTGCTCGGCGGCGCCGGCAGTGAGCGCGCCCGGCTCGGGATTGCGCTGGCCGAGGAGTACGACGCGACACTGGTGCTGTCCTCCTCCGCTGCACACTTCGGTGAGCAACTCGGGCGGCGTTGCGCGCAAAGCGCGATCTGCATCATGCCCGAGCCGGAGAACACCGCAGGCGAGGCCGTCGCCGTGCGTCAACTGATGCAGGAAAGGCAGTGGGAGCGCGTTGCCGTGGCCACCTCTCATTTCCATACGGCCCGGGCCCGGCTGCTGTTCCGCCAGTGCCTGGGCGACCGCGTCGCCGTGGTCGGTGCCGTGAGGTCAGAAGGACAGTCCGTCGGGACCGCCCGCTGGCTGAAGGAGGTCGCCGGCGTCCCCGCCGCCATCACCTTTCGCCGCGCCTGCTGA